From the genome of Desulfovibrio sp. JY:
ACCATAGCAACCAATCGGACAAGGACAACAAGAGCCTTGAGGGGCTCAAACCAATGTTAAATCAGGCGCTTGGAAATAATCAAAATGGCGCCGCAGGTGGGGCGCTCATGCCGACCACCGGAACGTACAGCTTTTAATGTGCCGCATGAAAAAGGATATCCCGCAGCGGGCCACCCTGGCGGACAAGAAGGCCGACGCAAAAGAGCTGTGTCTGGCCCGGCTTCGGTCCGTGCCCCGCGACAAGCGGGACGCTGTCGCCGACGCGATCCTGGCCCTGGCCGATCCCGAATGGTGGGACCGGCGGCAAAAAGGCTCGGAAGTGTTCCTGCTCATCCTGGAGTCGCGCAAGGCCGAGACCATGAAAATCATCCAGGACGCCACCAAGGAGGCCTAACAGCCTGTTCCGAAATCCCTTTTACACCGGCAACCTTCCTGGCCCCTCCGTATTCGAGGATGACACGCGCCTCCTGCCCTGCTAGTACAGAGCATGGAATGGATCTTTATCAGCCTTGCCGTGGGCATTATCGCCCTGGTAGCCATCTTCGCCATAGCGGCCAATCGCTATGACGGTGCGACCGTCCCCGGGCATTTCGATTTCGACCGGTACAAGCAAAACGAACTCTCCAAGCGCGGGCTCTTCGACAAGACGAAATGGCGATGAGCGCCTGCCCCTGGCCGCCGCCAACGCCGGGTATAAATCCTTGGCCTCTTTTCGGGTCATCCCCGGTACAGTAAAGGATTCTGTACGCCACGCAGGCCGGGTCTCGCTGGGAAGCAACCGACAAGAACCCCTAACACACCGCGAAATAAGGCGAAGGCCGCCAAGAAAACCGATCGCCGCATCTTGGCACGCTCTCTGCTAGAGAGGAAATATCCTTCCTCTGAACAACCCATTTTTGAAAAAGGCTTTTCGGGTGGCTCCCGAAAAGCCTTTTTCCTTTTGCGCCTGTCCCCGTCGCCGCTGATCGAGCGTTTCCGCGCCCTTTGCGGGCTGGCCCGCCTCTCACCGCCAGTCGCGCGGATCACCAGGTGTCGCGGGAAACATCCCTCCGCCCCTCCCCGGCGGGTATAAAATACTGCACCCGGCCTCCCAGAGCCCCCCCGGCGGCTTCGGCCCCAACGCGTCGCGCCGCAGCCTGGGCCTGCCACCACGGACACGACAACGCAAATGCCACCACTTCGCGCCGGATGCGGCGACGCGACAGGCGGGGCTCCCAGGCGCATGGTGCAAAACCTTTCTTTTCCATCGGCCCATGGTTCTTGAACATTGCTTCAGGATACGTATTATAGTAACTTTTTTTGGAAGACTCTCTGGCTGTCCCAGGGCCTCGCCCTTGGAACGAAACGGGCAGCCGTACCGGGCGACGTCGACGGAGTGTGCCCATGCCGCTAAAAAGGTCCCAACGCTGGCTCGTTTCTCTCCTGCTCCTGCTCCTCGCCGCCGGGGGCTTTTTCACCTGGTACAAACTCAAGCCCCGCGACCTTGGCGGCGCGTTTGCCGTGGGCAACGGGCGCATCGAGGCCACGGAGGTGGATGTCGCCACCAAACTGGCCGGGCGTCTTACCGCCGTGACCGTGCGGGAAGGCGACGACGTCACGGTGGGGCAGGTGCTGGCCAGGATCGACACCAAGGTCCTCGACGCCGATCTGCGCGAGGCCCAGGCGGCCATCCTCCAGGCCGCGCACAAAAAAGCCAGCGCCGCGGCCTCCGTGGCCCAGCGCCAAAACGAAATCGCCGCCGCCGAGGCCCTGGTGGCCCAGCGGGCAAGCCAGCTCCAACTGGCCGAAATCGAACTGCGCCGCACCAAGGTCCTGCATACCGGCGGCATCGTGGCCCGCGAAAAGCTCGACGTGGACCAGACCGCCCGGGAGACCAACAATGCCCTGCTCGAGGCGGCCAAGGCCCAGGTTTTCGCCGCCAAATCCGCCTTGGAAGCCGCCGAGGCCGGCGTCGAGGAGGCCCAGGCGGCCATCGAGGCGGCCAGGGCCAAGGCCGAGACGATCCAGGCCGACATCGCGGACTGCACCCTGACCGCGCCCATCGACGGCCGGGTGCTCTACCGCCTGGCCGAACCCGGGGAAGTCCTCGGCGTGGGCGGGCGGGTCGTCACCCTGCTCGACCTCACCGACGTCTACATGACCCTTTTTCTGCCCACCTCCCAGGTGGGACGCACGGCCCTCGACGCCGAGGCGCGCATCGTGCTCGACGCCCGGCCGGACCTGTCCATCCCCGGCCGGGTCACCTTCGTCTCGCCCCAGGCCCAGTTCACGCCCAAGGCCGTGGAGACCCGCACCGAGCGCGAGAAGCTGATGTTTCGCATCAAGATCAACATCCTGCCCGGGTTGCTGCGGCGCTACGCCAAGCTGGTAAAAACGGGCCTGCCCGGCGTGGCCTACGTGCGTCTCGATCCCGCGACCCCCTGGCCGCGCGAAGTGCCGCCCGTGGTCGAAGTGAGGGAACCCGCGCCATGACCCCGGCGGGCGCGGCCCGGCTGACCGGCGTGGGCCTGCGCTACGGCAAGGTCGTGGCCCTTGAGGCCGTGGACCTCGACATTCCGTCCGGGCGCATGATCGGGCTTATCGGCCCGGACGGGGTGGGGAAATCGAGCCTGCTCGCCCTGGTGTCCGGGGCGCGGCGCATCCAGCGGGGGACGGTTGCGGTCCTCGGCGGCGACATGGCCGACGCGAAGCACCGGGATGCGGTCTGTCCGCGCATCGCCTACATGCCCCAGGGCCTTGGCAAAAACCTGTACATGACCCTCTCGGTGCGCGAAAACGTGGATTTTTTCGCCCGACTCTTCGGCCTGGGGCCGCGCGAACGCCGCCGTCGCATCGACCGCCTCCTTTCCAGCACCGGCCTGGCCCCTTTTGGCGACCGGGCCGCCGGCAAACTCTCCGGGGGCATGAAGCAAAAGCTCGGCCTGTGCTGCGCCCTGATCCACGACCCGGACCTGCTCCTGCTCGACGAACCGACCACCGGCGTGGACCCGCTTTCCCGCCGCCAGTTCTGGCGGCTTATCGACGACATCCGCGCCGGCCGTCCGGGCATGAGCGTGCTGGTGGCCACGGCCTATATGGAAGAAGCCCAGGGCTTCGACTGGCTGGCGGCCATGGACGCCGGCCGTATCCTGGCCACGGGAACCCCGGCCGAGATGCTTTCCCGTACCGGCGCGCCGGACCTGGACGCGGCCTTTATCCATCTGCTGCCCGAATCCAGGCGGCGCGGGCACAAGACGCTGGTGGTGCCGCCCCTTGCGACCGGGGGGGACGAACCGCCGGCCATCGTGGCCGAAGGGCTGACCATGCGCTTCGGGTCGTTTACCGCCGTGGACCACGTGAATTTCGAGATCCGCCGGGGCGAAATCTTCGGCTTTCTCGGCTCCAACGGCTGCGGCAAGACCACCACCATGAAGATGCTGACCGGGTTGTTGCCGCCGACCGAGGGCCGGGCGCGTCTTTTCGGCAAGGCGGTCGATCCCCGGGACATGGCCACCCGCAAGCGCGTGGGCTACATGACCCAGTCCTTTTCCCTCTACGAAGAGCTGACCGTGCGCCACAACCTCACCCTGCACGCCCAGCTCTTCCAGATGCCCCGGGCCCAAATCCCGGCCCGCGTGGACGAGATGCTCACGCGGTTCAACCTCACCGCCTACGCCGACGAGTTGCCCGAGCGCCTGCCGCTCGGCATCCGCCAGCGCCTGTCCCTGGCCGTGGCCGTGATCCACGGCCCGGAGATGCTGATTCTCGACGAGCCCACCTCGGGGGTCGATCCCGTGGCCCGGGACGGCTTCTGGGAGCTGCTCGTCGATTTGTCGCGCAACCAGGGCGTGACCATCTTCGTGTCCACCCACTTCATGAACGAGGGCGAACGCTGCGACCGCATTTCGCTCATGCACGCGGGCAAGGTCCTGGCCAGCGACGCGCCGGCGGCCCTGGCCAGACTTCGCGGCAAAGCCACCCTGGAAGAAGCCTTCATCGACTACCTCGAGGAAGCCTCGGGCCTGAGCGGCCCCGGCGCCCCGGACAAGGCGGACGCCGCTCCCCTGCCCCAACCGGAGCCCGAGGAAGCCGAACCGGCCCGCATCCCGGGACTGAGCCTCATGCGCCTTTCCGCCTACGCCGGCCGGGAACTTCGGGAAATCCTGCGCGACCCGGTGCGGCTTCTCATCTCGCTTCTGGGCTCGGTGATCCTGCTCGCCATCCTCGGCTACGGCATCACCTTCGATGTGGAAAACCTGCGCTTCGCGGTCCTCGACCGGGACCAGTCGCCCGAGAGCCGGGACTACATCCGCAATTTCAGCGGCTCGCGCTATTTTAAGGAACTCCCTCCCCTGGCCGACACCATGGACATGGACCGCCGCATGGCCACGGGCGACGTGAGCGTGGCCCTGGAGATTCCCCCGGATTTCGGCCAGGACGTGCGGCGCGGGCGCAAGACGACCATCGGCGTCTGGGTGGACGGGGCCATGCCGTTTCGCGGCGAGACCATACGCGGCTACGTGGAGGGCGTGCACAGCCTGTATCTGGCTAACCTCGCCCGCCAAAGCGGCGCGGCGACCGTTGCGGCCCCGGCCGGCGTCCAGGTGCGCTACCGCTACAACCAGGATTTCAAGAGCCTCTACGCCATGGTCCCTGCCGTCATCCCGCTCCTGCTGGTCTTCATCCCGGCCATCATGACGGCCCTTGGCGTGGTGCGGGAAAAGGAGCTCGGCTCCATCGTCAACCTCTACGTCACGCCGGTGACCCGGGTGGAATTTTTGCTCGGCAAGCAACTGCCCTACGTGGCCGTCAGCATGGTCAGCTTTTTCGGCATGTGCGGCCTGGCCGTTTTCGCCTTCCACGTGCCCGTGAAGGGCAGCTTCGCCGCCCTGACGCTCACCGGCCTGGTTTTCGTGATGGTGACCACGGGCATCGGGTTGCTGGTCTCGTCGTTTACCCGCACCCAGATCGCCGCCCTGGCCGTGGCCGCCATCACGACGCTTTTGGCCACCGTCACCTTTTCCGGGCTGACCACGCCTGTTGCGGCGCTTCAAGGACCGGGGGCCTTTATCGGCACCGTGTATCCGGCCACCTATTTCCTCAACATCAGCCGGGGCATTTTCACCAAGGCCCTGTCGCTTCGCGACCTCATTCCGGATTTTCTTGTCCTTTGCGCCTATGTGCCGGCCCTGACCGGCGTCAGCGTCTGGCTGCTGCCCAAGCAGGAGAAATGACCATGCGTCGCCTGCGAAACATATACCGCCTCGGCATCAAGGAACTGTGGGGGTTGTGGCACGACAAGGTGCTGCTGGTGGTCATCGTCTGGGTTTTCACCGGGGGCATTTACGTGGTGGCCCGGGCCACGTCCCAGGAGCTGCACAACGCGCCCATCGCCATTGTCGACGAGGACGATTCGTCGCTGTCCGTGCGCATCACCCAGTCGTTTTACGGCCCCTATTTCAAGACGCCGCGGCGCATCGCCCCGTACGAGATGGACCCGGCCCTGGACGCCGGGCGCTTCATCTTCGTGCTGGATATCCCGCCGGAATTCGAACACGACGTCCTGGCCGGCCGGCAACCGGACATCCAGGTCAACATCGACGCCACCATGATGTCCCAGGCCTATATCGGCGCAAGCTACATCCAGAACATCATTGCCGATGCGGTGCGCGAATTCGTCCAGCGCCACCGTGGCGCGGCGGCCACACCAGTCGCGCTTGCCGTGCGCGTCAAGTTCAACCCCAATCTGACCAGCTCCTGGTTCGGCAGCGTGATGGAGATCATCAACAACATCACCCTGCTTTCCATCCTCCTGGCCGGCGCGGCGCTCGTGCGCGAACGCGAGCGCGGCACCCTGGAGCATTTGCTGGTCATGCCCATCTCGGCTGTGGAGATCCTGGCGGCCAAGATCTGGTCCATGGGCTTCGTGGTGGTGACCGCCGTGGCCTTGTCCCTGGCTTTCGTCGTACGCGGGGCGCTCGGCGTGCCGCTGGCCGGATCGGTGCCGCTTTTCCTCGGCGGCGCGCTGCTCCAGTTCTACGCCACGTCCTGCATCGGCGTCTTTCTCGGCACCATTGCCCGCAACATGCCGCAGCTCGGGCTGTCCATGATCCTGGTCATCCTGCCGCTGGAAATCCTGTCCGGCAGCATCAGCCCCCGGGAGAGCATGCCGGAGCTGGTCCAGGACATCATGCAGATCGCGCCGACCACGCACTTCGTGAGTCTGGCCCAGGCGATTCTCTATCGCGGCGCGGGATTTTCGCTTATCTGGCCGAGCTTCGCGGCCATCGCCGCCATCGGCACGGGCTTTTTCCTGCTGGCCCTGGCCCTTTTCCGCAGGAGTCTGGCCAAGGCGCGATAAGGCGCGCTCCAAAGGAAACAATCGAGCGAAGCGGGGGGAGAAAAACGCCGCGAACGCGGCTCAGGCTTGCTTGGAACCGACGAGCACGGCCTTGTGCTCCTTGCGGCCGGGCCGGTCCTCGGCCGTGATGGTCAGCCGGTAGTCGTACAGATGCGTTTGGGCCAGCCGCACCAGTGACGCCCGGGAAAAAAAGTGCAGGCACATGGGGTCGGCGCGGCCGCTGTCCCCCACGGGGAGGATGCAGAAGATCCGGCCGCCCGGGGCGAGCAGGCGCATCCACGAGGCGAACGCCGCCTGCGGGCACGGTTCGTATTGGAGCACGAAATAGGCCAGCACCACGTCGAAGGCCCCGATCGGCGGCGCGCACCGGTCCACCGTGCCGGCCCGGATGTCCCGGCCGAAAGCCGCTCTCCCCCGTCGGGTCATGGTCTCGTTGATGTCGCAACCGGCGACGGTGTGCCCCCGGCGACCAAGCGCGTCGATGAGCCGCCCCTCCAGGCAGCCCACCTCGAACACGCGGCGCGGCGGCCCGGACCGAAACCCCGCTTCGGGAATGTACCACTCCAGCTCGTCGAATCGCCCGGCCAGCCAGCCTTCCCACTGGGCGTCGTCCTCCAGGGAAAAAATCCCCTGCCGGTTGTAGTTGGCGGCAAAGTAGGACTCGCCCTGAAACCAGGCCCAAATCTCCTGGGCGGACGGCTGGTCCTGTACGAAAGCGTGGCCGCAGTCCCGGCAGCGGGCGCTACGCCGCATGTGGGCGATTATGGCCACGATATCGAATACGCCGCCGCAGATGGGGCACGCGTTGTGGGTGATGCCGGTCATGACCTGCCTGTCCTTTCGCGCCGCCCGCTCAATCGACGATCTTGTCCTGGGCGTCGATGTAGTGCTTCGGGTCGGTGATCGGCGCGGGCGTGACAATGGGCGCGGCCTCGTCAAAGCCGAAAAACGAGGCGTAGTCGCCGTGGAAGCCGTCGCAGATGCCCCGCGCGCCGCAGGCGTCGCAGGCCGGGGCGTACCTGTAGCCGCAATGCTCCACGGCCCGGATGCGGGCGTTTTCGCGGTAAAGCTCCTCGGTGGTGAAACGCTCGGCCACTTCGGCCGGGATGGCCCGGTAGAGCGGCGAGCGCAGGTTGGCCTCGCGCAGGGTAATGAGCGGCGACAGCTCGCCGTCGCGCATGCGCTGGGGCTTCATGTCCGTCCAGGACCAGGAGGCGTAGTCCCACTCGTGGGAGTCGTAGGGCAGCTGCTGGAAGTCGTAGATGTTTTTCCGATAGGCGTCCGGCACTTGGCACAGGGGAAAATAGCGCACGTTGGCCTCGATGCCGGCGCGCCCCAGGCTGTCCAGGGCAGCGACCAGGGCTGGCGTCACCTCGCCGTAGGCCGGCACGTCCTTGCGGGAGCGCTCGCCGGTCTGCTGGTCCTCGAAGGGATTAAAGGCGATAAAATTGACCACCCGCGCCCCGACATCGGCGGCAAGCTGGGCCACATCGCCAAGCTGCGGCAGGGCGGAGCGCGTCAGCACGCAATTAAACCGCACGGGCAGCCCCACGGCCAGGCAATTGGACAAGGCGTCCATCTGCTTCTTGTGCGCGCCGGGCACGCCGACCACGTCGTCGTAACTGTCCCCCAGGCCGTGGACGCTGACGAGCAGATCGCGCACGCCGGCCTCGGCCAGACGCCGGCAGGCCTGCCGGTTGGCCAGGGCCAGACCGTTGGTGATGAGCGTCGGCGTCAGCCCGATGTTCGCGCAGTGCTCGCAGAGGCGCTCGATGCCCGGGAAAATGGTGGGCTCGCCGCCTTGGATGTCGATGGCCCGGTTGTCGTAGTGGCCGCGCAGGGTATCGACGATGGCGGTCGCCTTTTCCAGGCCCATGAAGGGATGCTCGGGGTGGTCCTTGGCTTCGATGCGCGTCTGGAAATAGCAGAACCGGCAGCGCAGGTTGCAGGTCTGGCCCAGCCAGACCACGCCGCGCCTGGTCAGGGAGCGTTTTTTCGTCGTGGGGAGGCGCGCCGACGCGTTCATGCCCGCTCCTCCGTCGCCCCGGCCGCGTCCCCGGCCGTTTCCCCGGTTTCGAGACGCCGGGCGATGCGCGCCCGGCAGGCCAGCTCCTCGCCGCGATCGATGGCCGACATGTACCAGTTGGGCCCAGGATGCCAGTCGGCTTCCAGGCCGCCGTGGAAGACCTCCACCTTGCCGGCCGCCGCCTTGGGCGAACCGAGGGCGGTAAGCCGCCGCAGGTTCCCCGGGCTCACGTCGTCGATGCCCTGCGCGCTCGGCCGGCGCGGCAAGGCGATGGCGCAGCCGCAATGCGGGCAGGCGCGCGCCATCTGGTCCCCATAATCGCCGGGAGCGCGTTTCCACCAGCCGGGCTCGACGGGCCAGCCGCCCGGGCCGTCGAACAGCATGTCCAGACTTGCGGCAACCTCGCAGAAAAACGCGCCCTTGGGCGTGATGGACGCCGACCAGTAACGCTGCACCCAGCAGTCGTCGATGAGCCGCCACATTTCCTCGGGATCGGCGACGACCTCCTCGGCCGCCACCAGCACGGGCTGGTGCAGGATCTTGTCCAGGCTGTGGTCGTTAAACGACTGGTAGCCGAACACCTCGCGGATCAGCGTCCCGTATTTTTGGCCCAGGGCCTTGGGCACGGTGGACCACAGGCCCCGGCGTTTGCGGTCCGGGACGACCGAAGCCAGGTAGGCGGCCATGGCGGCGAAGTCCGGGTGCACCAGCGGTTCGCCGCCGATCATGCCGACGACGCCGGGAAAATCGGCCAGCGAATCGACCGCCCGCCGAAACGTGTCCATGTCCATAAAAAACGGCTCGCGGTGATGCCCGACCAGCCGCGTGCAGTTGGAGCAGCGGTTGGGACAGGCATTGGTCACATCGATCTGGATGATCTGCATCCGGGAAAGGGGAATCATGTCGCCTGCCTCCCATCCGGCCGCGCGGGGCCGGGCCTTTCGTCCCGCGTCGCCGCGACCGGCAAAATCTTGAATTTCTCGCTGACCGGGGTCCGCGAGCGCGCCCAGGCGGCCCGTGTCGCCAGCCACAGGTAATGCGCCGTGGCGCGGGGAAAGATCTCCGGATACCGGGCCACCAGCCCCGGCAGCTCGGCGGGCCTGACCAGACGCAGCAGGAACCGGACCAGCCCCTTGCCCATGAAGATGGGATAAAAGAGGTCCCTGTTCTCGCACACGTGGCGGATGATGGTCTGCCGGAAAAGGTCGTGGGGCGGGTGTTTGTCCAGGTCGCCCACGCTGTTGATGTTGCCGAGCACCGGGTTGGAGCCGAAGTTGTTTTGCCCGTGGCGGCGGTAGCAGCCGTGGATGGTGGGCACGAGCAGCGAGTCGCCGATCAGGTGGCAGAAATGGGCGATGTAATAGTCGGCGCAGATGCGGAAGGTGGTCCCGTCCCGGGGCATGATCCGCTCCACGGTGCTGCGCCGGAATACCATGGAGCTGGAGGTGGCCCAGACCCAAAATCCCTTCTGGAAGCTCGTTTTGCGCACGTGGCGGAAATAGCCCTTGGACTGGTGGTCCATGTGCTGCCCGGCGATCACCTCGCCCGCGCCGTTAATCTGGTACTGGTTGGTGCTGGTCATGGCCACCGTGGCCACGGCGAGGTGCGCCCGCATGTGGGCGGTCAGGAAATCGGGCAACAGCACGTCGTCGGCGTCGAGCATGACCACGAAGCTGCCCGTGGCCCGGTCCAGGCCGTCGCGAAAGGCCTCCATCTGGCCGCCGTTGACCGGGCGCTCGATGAGCCTGAAGCGCTCGGGCGCGGCGGCGCTTGCCAGAAACGCCCGAACCCGGGCCACGGAATCGTCCGTGGAGGCGTCGTCGACCACGAGGCATTCCCAGTTGTCGTAGTCCTGGCCGGCCACGGAGGCCAGGCAGTCGGTGATGTAGCGGCCGTAGTTGTAGCTGGTGAGGATAAAGCTCACCCGGGGGCACGTCACCGGGACGGCAAAAAGACGCGTATCCTCCAACGCCCCGGGCAGGGCAACGGGCGGGCCGGCCTCGGCGGCGTCGCGCGCGGCCGCGATCCTCTCGTGGACGTTCATCGCGCCGCATCCCCCTTCCGGCCCAGCCGGTAGTCTTCCAGAAACGCGGCCAGGGCTACATCCGCCTCCTCCCGCACCCGGAAGGTCTCTGTCTTGTCGCAGGGCAGCCCGGCCACCTTGGGCATGCAGGCAAACACCCGGCTCCAATGGGTCAGGTAGGCCGGAGCCGGCCGGTGGAGCTGCGGGATGAGCTGACGGTCCACGGTCTTGTGCAGCCAGATCGGGAAAAAGTCCCCGCCGCCGTCAACGCGCGCCATAAGCTGCGGATCGACGGGGCACAGGGGCAAAAGTCGCGCCGTAAGCGGGTCCTCGAGCAGGGTATGGTACATCTTCTCCAGCATCCGGCCGTCCAGAAAGGGCATGTTCCAGGGCAGAAAAAAGGTCAGGTCGGCCTGGGTTCCGGTCTCCAGGGTCAGCTGGAACTCCCGGAACAGGTTTTGCCCCTCGATATTGAGAAAATTGCAGGGATGGCCCCGGAAAAATTCCGGGCAGGCCATGGTCCTGGCCCCGAGCCCCTCCCCCGCCGCCGCGATCGCGGGAACGTCGGTCACGACGCACACCGTATCCACGGCCCCGCTTTCCCGGCAATGTCGCGCCACCCGCGCAAGCAGCCCTTCCCCGGCGAGCCGCCGGTCCCACAGCGCCGCCGTGCCCGGATCGAGCCAGGACAAGGCCAGAATGACGGCGGAGGTGTTCATGGCGCCCCCTCCTCCCGCGCCCGGTCGGAAAGGTAATGCAGGGCAAAGGGGATGTCGTCCGCGTGCTGGAAATCGAAGCCCTCCCGGGACGACACCTCGTGGTAGCGCGTGACGATGTCGCCGGTATTGGGCATGGTATGATCGACCACGGCCGCGCCGACCATGCGGAAAAGCGGCGGATTGGCGTCCGGTGCCCGGTCCGTGTCGTTCCAGATCGGAAACAGCCGGCCATTGGCGGAATTTTCCAGGCACAGCCCGCCGGCCACCCGGCTGACGGCCTGGACGCGAAACACATGGCCCCGGCTCCCGCGCAAGAGGTCATACATGGTCCGCAGGCTCTCCGGCCGCAGGCACACGCAGTTGCAATTGAGCGGCACCACGTAGTCGTAACGCCGGCTCAGATGCTCTTCCATTTGCTTGTCCTGGGTGCGGCACCACTCGCCGAACGTCCAGCTGCCGCCGAAATAATGCACCATGTCCCTGGGGCGCGGCAGGGCCACGGCCCCGGCCTCCCGGGCGACGTCGGCCAGTTGCGCGTCCTCGGTCCAGACGAAGACCGTGTCGATGAAACCGGCCTGCCGC
Proteins encoded in this window:
- the rbbA gene encoding ribosome-associated ATPase/putative transporter RbbA yields the protein MTPAGAARLTGVGLRYGKVVALEAVDLDIPSGRMIGLIGPDGVGKSSLLALVSGARRIQRGTVAVLGGDMADAKHRDAVCPRIAYMPQGLGKNLYMTLSVRENVDFFARLFGLGPRERRRRIDRLLSSTGLAPFGDRAAGKLSGGMKQKLGLCCALIHDPDLLLLDEPTTGVDPLSRRQFWRLIDDIRAGRPGMSVLVATAYMEEAQGFDWLAAMDAGRILATGTPAEMLSRTGAPDLDAAFIHLLPESRRRGHKTLVVPPLATGGDEPPAIVAEGLTMRFGSFTAVDHVNFEIRRGEIFGFLGSNGCGKTTTMKMLTGLLPPTEGRARLFGKAVDPRDMATRKRVGYMTQSFSLYEELTVRHNLTLHAQLFQMPRAQIPARVDEMLTRFNLTAYADELPERLPLGIRQRLSLAVAVIHGPEMLILDEPTSGVDPVARDGFWELLVDLSRNQGVTIFVSTHFMNEGERCDRISLMHAGKVLASDAPAALARLRGKATLEEAFIDYLEEASGLSGPGAPDKADAAPLPQPEPEEAEPARIPGLSLMRLSAYAGRELREILRDPVRLLISLLGSVILLAILGYGITFDVENLRFAVLDRDQSPESRDYIRNFSGSRYFKELPPLADTMDMDRRMATGDVSVALEIPPDFGQDVRRGRKTTIGVWVDGAMPFRGETIRGYVEGVHSLYLANLARQSGAATVAAPAGVQVRYRYNQDFKSLYAMVPAVIPLLLVFIPAIMTALGVVREKELGSIVNLYVTPVTRVEFLLGKQLPYVAVSMVSFFGMCGLAVFAFHVPVKGSFAALTLTGLVFVMVTTGIGLLVSSFTRTQIAALAVAAITTLLATVTFSGLTTPVAALQGPGAFIGTVYPATYFLNISRGIFTKALSLRDLIPDFLVLCAYVPALTGVSVWLLPKQEK
- a CDS encoding radical SAM protein; translated protein: MIPLSRMQIIQIDVTNACPNRCSNCTRLVGHHREPFFMDMDTFRRAVDSLADFPGVVGMIGGEPLVHPDFAAMAAYLASVVPDRKRRGLWSTVPKALGQKYGTLIREVFGYQSFNDHSLDKILHQPVLVAAEEVVADPEEMWRLIDDCWVQRYWSASITPKGAFFCEVAASLDMLFDGPGGWPVEPGWWKRAPGDYGDQMARACPHCGCAIALPRRPSAQGIDDVSPGNLRRLTALGSPKAAAGKVEVFHGGLEADWHPGPNWYMSAIDRGEELACRARIARRLETGETAGDAAGATEERA
- a CDS encoding class I SAM-dependent methyltransferase encodes the protein MTGITHNACPICGGVFDIVAIIAHMRRSARCRDCGHAFVQDQPSAQEIWAWFQGESYFAANYNRQGIFSLEDDAQWEGWLAGRFDELEWYIPEAGFRSGPPRRVFEVGCLEGRLIDALGRRGHTVAGCDINETMTRRGRAAFGRDIRAGTVDRCAPPIGAFDVVLAYFVLQYEPCPQAAFASWMRLLAPGGRIFCILPVGDSGRADPMCLHFFSRASLVRLAQTHLYDYRLTITAEDRPGRKEHKAVLVGSKQA
- a CDS encoding efflux RND transporter periplasmic adaptor subunit, whose amino-acid sequence is MPLKRSQRWLVSLLLLLLAAGGFFTWYKLKPRDLGGAFAVGNGRIEATEVDVATKLAGRLTAVTVREGDDVTVGQVLARIDTKVLDADLREAQAAILQAAHKKASAAASVAQRQNEIAAAEALVAQRASQLQLAEIELRRTKVLHTGGIVAREKLDVDQTARETNNALLEAAKAQVFAAKSALEAAEAGVEEAQAAIEAARAKAETIQADIADCTLTAPIDGRVLYRLAEPGEVLGVGGRVVTLLDLTDVYMTLFLPTSQVGRTALDAEARIVLDARPDLSIPGRVTFVSPQAQFTPKAVETRTEREKLMFRIKINILPGLLRRYAKLVKTGLPGVAYVRLDPATPWPREVPPVVEVREPAP
- a CDS encoding glycosyltransferase translates to MNVHERIAAARDAAEAGPPVALPGALEDTRLFAVPVTCPRVSFILTSYNYGRYITDCLASVAGQDYDNWECLVVDDASTDDSVARVRAFLASAAAPERFRLIERPVNGGQMEAFRDGLDRATGSFVVMLDADDVLLPDFLTAHMRAHLAVATVAMTSTNQYQINGAGEVIAGQHMDHQSKGYFRHVRKTSFQKGFWVWATSSSMVFRRSTVERIMPRDGTTFRICADYYIAHFCHLIGDSLLVPTIHGCYRRHGQNNFGSNPVLGNINSVGDLDKHPPHDLFRQTIIRHVCENRDLFYPIFMGKGLVRFLLRLVRPAELPGLVARYPEIFPRATAHYLWLATRAAWARSRTPVSEKFKILPVAATRDERPGPARPDGRQAT
- a CDS encoding ABC transporter permease, coding for MTMRRLRNIYRLGIKELWGLWHDKVLLVVIVWVFTGGIYVVARATSQELHNAPIAIVDEDDSSLSVRITQSFYGPYFKTPRRIAPYEMDPALDAGRFIFVLDIPPEFEHDVLAGRQPDIQVNIDATMMSQAYIGASYIQNIIADAVREFVQRHRGAAATPVALAVRVKFNPNLTSSWFGSVMEIINNITLLSILLAGAALVRERERGTLEHLLVMPISAVEILAAKIWSMGFVVVTAVALSLAFVVRGALGVPLAGSVPLFLGGALLQFYATSCIGVFLGTIARNMPQLGLSMILVILPLEILSGSISPRESMPELVQDIMQIAPTTHFVSLAQAILYRGAGFSLIWPSFAAIAAIGTGFFLLALALFRRSLAKAR
- a CDS encoding radical SAM protein, producing the protein MNASARLPTTKKRSLTRRGVVWLGQTCNLRCRFCYFQTRIEAKDHPEHPFMGLEKATAIVDTLRGHYDNRAIDIQGGEPTIFPGIERLCEHCANIGLTPTLITNGLALANRQACRRLAEAGVRDLLVSVHGLGDSYDDVVGVPGAHKKQMDALSNCLAVGLPVRFNCVLTRSALPQLGDVAQLAADVGARVVNFIAFNPFEDQQTGERSRKDVPAYGEVTPALVAALDSLGRAGIEANVRYFPLCQVPDAYRKNIYDFQQLPYDSHEWDYASWSWTDMKPQRMRDGELSPLITLREANLRSPLYRAIPAEVAERFTTEELYRENARIRAVEHCGYRYAPACDACGARGICDGFHGDYASFFGFDEAAPIVTPAPITDPKHYIDAQDKIVD